The following proteins are encoded in a genomic region of Mycobacterium sp. 155:
- a CDS encoding DUF222 domain-containing protein, whose amino-acid sequence MFDITELAQVSQDADEAALHRRIEELERTKSAAAAGQARCAVLLDEKRRADEAAAGVPRAKRGRGVASEIALARHDSPTRGSRHLGFAKALVYEMPHTLGALESGALSEWRATLIVRESACLTVEDRRALDAEMCGDVAQLEGMGDKRIEAQAKTIAYRLDPHAIVDRAAKAAEDRTVTIRPAPDAMTVVRVLLPVAQGVGVYAALKRAADSTFDDRTRGQVMADTVVDRVTGHPAQMPEPVAVNLIISDQTLLGDDDSPAVVEGYGPVPAAVARSLVSDAVTDERSRATLRRLYRHPKSGALVAMESRSRLFPKGLAKFIGLRDQTCRTPYCDAPIRHRDHAQPHAGGGPTSALNGLGECERCNYVKESPRWNVTTDDENGVHTAEFVTPTGACYRSTAPPPPGPVEVYESVTELQVAIEFARCAPAA is encoded by the coding sequence ATGTTCGATATTACCGAGTTGGCGCAGGTCAGCCAGGATGCTGACGAGGCGGCGCTGCATCGGCGGATCGAGGAACTTGAGCGGACGAAGTCGGCGGCGGCTGCCGGACAGGCTCGGTGCGCAGTTTTGTTGGACGAGAAACGTCGCGCCGACGAGGCGGCCGCAGGAGTGCCGAGGGCCAAACGGGGTCGAGGGGTGGCCTCGGAGATTGCGCTGGCTCGTCACGATTCGCCGACGCGCGGCAGTCGACATCTCGGGTTCGCCAAGGCGCTGGTCTACGAGATGCCGCACACCCTGGGCGCGTTGGAGTCCGGTGCACTGTCGGAGTGGCGGGCCACGTTGATCGTGCGGGAGTCGGCATGCCTGACCGTGGAGGACCGGCGCGCCTTGGACGCCGAGATGTGTGGCGATGTCGCCCAGCTCGAAGGTATGGGGGACAAGCGGATTGAGGCGCAGGCCAAGACAATTGCCTATCGTCTGGATCCGCACGCCATCGTCGACCGGGCGGCGAAGGCGGCAGAAGATCGAACAGTCACGATCCGGCCGGCACCCGACGCCATGACGGTCGTGCGGGTGCTACTACCTGTGGCACAGGGCGTCGGTGTGTACGCAGCGTTGAAGCGTGCCGCCGACTCCACTTTCGACGACCGAACCCGCGGTCAGGTAATGGCGGATACGGTGGTGGACCGCGTGACCGGCCACCCCGCTCAAATGCCCGAACCAGTCGCAGTCAATCTGATCATTTCCGATCAAACTCTGCTCGGTGACGACGACAGTCCGGCGGTGGTCGAAGGATACGGGCCCGTGCCTGCGGCAGTGGCTCGCTCCCTCGTGAGCGACGCGGTAACCGACGAGCGGTCGCGGGCGACGCTGCGGCGGCTCTACCGGCATCCGAAGTCCGGTGCGTTGGTGGCGATGGAGTCACGGTCGCGGCTGTTCCCCAAGGGCCTGGCGAAATTCATCGGGTTGCGGGACCAGACCTGCCGAACCCCATACTGCGATGCGCCGATCCGGCACCGCGACCACGCACAGCCCCACGCCGGCGGCGGCCCGACCAGTGCCCTCAACGGCCTCGGTGAGTGTGAACGGTGCAATTACGTCAAGGAGTCACCGAGATGGAACGTGACCACCGATGACGAAAACGGTGTTCATACCGCTGAATTCGTGACTCCCACCGGTGCGTGCTACCGCTCGACCGCGCCGCCGCCACCGGGGCCCGTCGAGGTGTACGAAAGCGTGACCGAACTACAGGTCGCGATCGAGTTCGCGCGGTGCGCACCGGCGGCCTAG
- a CDS encoding CYTH and CHAD domain-containing protein, translated as MAPKKPTRHTEVERKFEVTEHTVAPSFAGLSLVARVERVPEQLLDAVYFDTPNRDLAAHRITLRRRTGGTDAGWHLKLPAGPDARTEVHSPLGLSDDTVPEELLDIVLAIVRERPLRPVARITNRRNIDVLYGQGDTALAEFCDDQVTASAGDGDEQQWREWELELLTQQPEPDLLDRLAHRLFDAGAQLAGHGSKLARVLDSAGEAAELPAAPADPIHRAIAEQIDQLLVWDRAVRADTYDSVHQMRVTTRKIRSLLQESKDSFPLADDGWVLDELRKLAAVLGVARDAEVLAERYQRSLDALPAELVRGPVRQRLVDGANRRYAAGWKRALLAMRSQRYFRLLDTLEELVVAQPPTEVGEEHAPLTIDSAYKRVRKAAKAAAEAGDPEHDDHNEALHRIRKGAKRLRYTAAATGDVKVSERAKVIQTLLGDHQDSVVSRTHLSAQAEAAHTAGEDTFTYGLLYRLEDDIAQQSRAQLDDALKRLDRAVHKRH; from the coding sequence ATGGCCCCCAAAAAACCGACCCGCCACACCGAGGTCGAGCGGAAATTCGAGGTCACCGAGCACACTGTCGCACCCTCCTTCGCTGGATTGTCGCTGGTGGCGCGGGTCGAGCGGGTGCCCGAGCAGCTGCTCGACGCCGTATATTTCGACACTCCGAACCGAGACCTCGCCGCACACCGGATCACGCTGCGCCGCAGGACCGGTGGCACCGACGCGGGTTGGCATCTCAAACTGCCCGCCGGCCCGGATGCCCGTACAGAGGTGCATTCCCCACTCGGCCTTTCCGACGACACGGTGCCCGAGGAGCTGCTCGACATCGTGCTGGCGATTGTCCGGGAGAGGCCGCTTAGACCGGTCGCGCGGATCACCAACCGGCGCAACATCGACGTCCTCTATGGGCAGGGCGACACCGCGTTGGCGGAATTCTGCGACGACCAGGTGACCGCCTCCGCCGGAGACGGCGACGAACAGCAGTGGCGGGAGTGGGAGCTGGAACTGCTCACGCAGCAGCCCGAACCCGACCTGTTGGATCGGTTGGCACATCGTTTGTTCGACGCCGGCGCCCAGCTCGCAGGGCACGGGTCCAAGCTGGCCCGGGTGCTGGACTCGGCGGGCGAGGCCGCCGAGCTGCCTGCCGCGCCGGCCGATCCGATCCACCGCGCCATCGCCGAGCAGATCGACCAGCTGCTGGTGTGGGACCGCGCGGTGCGCGCCGACACCTATGACTCGGTGCACCAGATGCGGGTGACGACGCGCAAGATCCGCAGCCTGCTGCAGGAGTCCAAGGACTCATTTCCGCTGGCCGACGACGGCTGGGTCCTCGATGAGCTGCGCAAGCTGGCCGCCGTACTGGGCGTGGCCCGTGACGCCGAGGTGCTCGCCGAGCGCTATCAGCGCTCGCTCGACGCGCTGCCCGCGGAACTCGTGCGCGGTCCGGTGCGGCAGCGGCTGGTGGACGGCGCCAACCGGCGCTACGCCGCGGGGTGGAAACGCGCACTGCTCGCGATGCGTTCACAGCGTTACTTCCGGCTGCTCGACACGCTGGAGGAGCTCGTGGTCGCGCAGCCCCCGACCGAAGTGGGCGAAGAGCATGCCCCGTTGACCATCGACTCGGCTTACAAGCGAGTCCGCAAAGCCGCCAAAGCAGCCGCCGAGGCTGGCGACCCTGAACACGATGACCACAATGAGGCACTGCACCGGATCCGCAAGGGCGCCAAGCGGCTTCGCTACACTGCGGCGGCCACGGGGGACGTCAAGGTATCCGAGCGCGCCAAGGTCATCCAGACCTTGCTCGGTGACCACCAAGACAGCGTGGTCAGCCGAACCCACCTGAGCGCGCAGGCCGAGGCGGCGCACACCGCCGGCGAGGACACGTTCACCTACGGTCTGCTGTATCGGCTAGAGGACGACATCGCGCAGCAGTCTCGCGCACAGCTCGACGACGCGCTCAAGCGCCTCGACAGGGCGGTCCACAAGCGTCACTAG
- the panB gene encoding 3-methyl-2-oxobutanoate hydroxymethyltransferase, translated as MSEQAVYGAADSAGDKPRATSTTAIRTKVRTLTLQKWKSEGHKWAMLTCYDYSSARVFDEAGIPVLLVGDSAANVVYGYDTTIPISIDELIPLVRAVVKGAPHALVVADLPFGSYESGPAQALATAIRFMKETGAQAVKLEGGERMAEQISTLSQAGIPVVAHIGFTPQSINGLGGFRVQGRGDAGDQTVHDAIAVAEAGAIAVVLEMVPAELATQITGKLTIPTVGIGAGPNCDAQVLVWQDMAGLTSGKTAKFVKRFGDVGGELHRAATQYADEVAAGVFPAEEHSF; from the coding sequence ATGTCTGAACAAGCTGTGTACGGTGCTGCCGACTCCGCCGGAGACAAGCCCCGCGCCACGTCTACTACCGCGATCCGCACCAAGGTCCGCACTCTGACGCTTCAGAAATGGAAGTCCGAAGGCCACAAGTGGGCGATGCTCACCTGCTACGACTACTCCAGCGCACGCGTCTTCGACGAGGCGGGCATCCCCGTGCTGCTCGTCGGCGACTCTGCTGCAAACGTGGTGTACGGCTATGACACCACCATCCCGATTTCCATCGACGAGCTGATCCCGTTGGTGCGCGCTGTCGTCAAAGGTGCGCCGCACGCGTTGGTGGTGGCCGACCTGCCCTTCGGCAGCTACGAGAGCGGCCCGGCGCAAGCGCTGGCCACCGCGATCCGGTTCATGAAGGAGACCGGCGCCCAGGCCGTGAAGTTGGAGGGCGGCGAGCGGATGGCCGAGCAGATCTCGACGCTGTCGCAGGCCGGCATTCCAGTGGTCGCGCACATCGGGTTCACTCCGCAAAGTATCAACGGGCTGGGCGGATTCCGGGTGCAGGGCCGCGGCGACGCGGGTGATCAGACCGTCCACGACGCGATCGCGGTGGCAGAGGCCGGCGCGATCGCCGTGGTGCTGGAGATGGTGCCCGCAGAGTTGGCGACTCAGATCACCGGCAAGCTGACCATTCCCACGGTCGGCATCGGCGCGGGGCCCAACTGTGACGCCCAGGTGTTGGTGTGGCAGGACATGGCCGGGCTCACCAGCGGCAAAACCGCCAAGTTCGTCAAGCGATTTGGTGATGTCGGTGGCGAACTGCACCGTGCCGCAACGCAATACGCGGATGAGGTGGCGGCGGGAGTATTCCCGGCCGAAGAGCACAGCTTCTGA